Proteins encoded in a region of the Raphanus sativus cultivar WK10039 chromosome 8, ASM80110v3, whole genome shotgun sequence genome:
- the LOC108819815 gene encoding tRNA (adenine(58)-N(1))-methyltransferase non-catalytic subunit TRM6-like, whose product MCSAQEGSVSKSNSENVNIEKLKDVKERRGKHKKASSIISSERNHLHVDVVEEISVAESKSTKAPKVGRGAKASKESVKMWKENDFSSWWCLICHLIMAAQDQDPWSLAKDVLPLLSYSAPFAIYHQYLQPLATCMNNLQQGKMAINLQITEPWLREYQVLPSRTHPHMQMSSFGGYVLSGIRISTT is encoded by the exons ATGTGCAGTGCGCAAGAAGGGTCGGTGTCCAAGTCTAATAGTGAGAATGTGAACATAGAGAAGCTTAAGGATGTGAAGGAACGTCGTGGGAAGCATAAGAAAGCTTCCAGCATTATTAGTTCTGAAAG gaATCATCTACATGTTGATGTGGTAGAAGAAATATCTGTCGCAGAGAGCAAAAGTACCAAGGCACCAAAAGTTGGACGCGGAGCCAAAGCTTCAAAAGAATCAGTAAAAATGTGGAAAGAAAACGATTTCTCTAg TTGGTGGTGTCTGATTTGCCATTTAATAATGGCTGCACAAGACCAAGACCCATGGAGTTTAGCTAAAGATGTTTTGCCACTCCTCTCCTACTCTGCTCCCTTTGCAATATACCATCAGTATTTACAG CCTCTCGCGACATGTATGAACAATCTTCAGCAAGGAAAAATGGCCATCAATCTGCAAATAACAGAACCGTGGCTACGGGAATATCAGGTGCTTCCATCAAGAACTCACCCTCACATGCAGATGAGCTCTTTTGGAGGCTATGTTCTTAGCGGCATCAGAATCTCCACCACTTGA